The Candidatus Neomarinimicrobiota bacterium genome window below encodes:
- a CDS encoding MmcQ/YjbR family DNA-binding protein: protein MNYKKLETLLLTFEGSTLSFPFDDKTPVFKVARKMFALVSIDQTPLAINLKCDPEDALILRSQFAAIKPGYHMNKEHWNTVTLDGSLEQALVEKLIHDSYELVVKTLSKKEQRRLNVSIKLA, encoded by the coding sequence ATGAATTATAAGAAATTAGAAACGCTGCTTTTAACATTTGAAGGATCAACATTATCGTTTCCTTTTGATGATAAAACTCCGGTTTTTAAAGTCGCCAGAAAAATGTTTGCTCTGGTCAGTATTGATCAAACCCCACTTGCAATCAACCTCAAGTGTGATCCTGAAGATGCCTTGATTCTGAGATCACAATTTGCCGCCATCAAACCTGGTTATCATATGAATAAGGAACATTGGAATACCGTCACTCTTGATGGTTCACTGGAGCAAGCTCTCGTAGAAAAGTTAATCCATGATTCATATGAACTGGTTGTGAAAACCCTGAGCAAAAAGGAGCAGAGGCGATTGAACGTTTCTATTAAGCTGGCCTGA